A single Streptomyces sp. 2114.4 DNA region contains:
- a CDS encoding YcxB family protein → MAEGRETEAVAERPVELAYRPAVGELASALRARARSTGAGRFQRRALVWTVAVTTVGALLSAAGSGHRNTPWPLYAGVLVFAAFMTALPWLQARHLHRLAERQGEIRGTVDDTGVRLTTAHSSASVDWHLYSRYVETPELFVLLSADKSAVGFVVLPKRAVADPEGVDRLRAVLDRRLVRADAAEEPGGPRSRGGAVGRGAGSVGLLLLGLLLFFSAFAAVRQATHPDRFPGIQHNTAPTAVVMLGLGALAVAGAWWLVRRMTAMRIVTAVLAVLVLLAGCAALYRVAPMFHCWGSARIARGPEGAYVCYDF, encoded by the coding sequence ATGGCCGAGGGCCGGGAAACGGAAGCAGTCGCCGAGAGACCGGTGGAGCTGGCCTACCGGCCGGCCGTCGGCGAATTGGCGTCCGCGCTGAGGGCACGCGCGAGGAGCACCGGCGCGGGACGCTTCCAGCGCCGGGCGCTGGTCTGGACGGTGGCGGTCACGACCGTCGGCGCCCTGCTGTCGGCGGCCGGCTCCGGCCACCGGAACACACCGTGGCCGCTGTATGCGGGGGTGCTGGTCTTCGCCGCCTTCATGACCGCGCTCCCGTGGTTGCAGGCGCGCCACCTCCACCGGCTCGCCGAACGGCAGGGGGAGATCCGCGGGACGGTCGACGACACCGGGGTCCGGCTCACCACCGCGCACAGTTCGGCCAGCGTCGACTGGCATCTCTACTCGCGCTATGTCGAGACGCCGGAGCTGTTCGTGCTTCTCAGCGCCGACAAGTCCGCCGTCGGCTTCGTCGTCCTGCCCAAGCGGGCCGTGGCGGACCCGGAGGGAGTGGACCGGCTGCGGGCGGTCCTCGACCGGCGGCTCGTGCGCGCGGATGCCGCCGAGGAGCCCGGAGGCCCACGGAGCCGGGGCGGGGCCGTCGGCCGCGGGGCCGGTTCCGTCGGACTGTTGCTGCTGGGGCTGCTGCTGTTCTTCTCCGCCTTCGCCGCCGTCCGACAGGCCACGCACCCGGACCGCTTTCCGGGGATCCAGCACAACACCGCCCCGACAGCGGTCGTCATGCTGGGGCTGGGGGCGCTTGCGGTCGCCGGGGCCTGGTGGCTCGTACGGCGGATGACGGCCATGCGGATCGTGACCGCCGTGCTCGCCGTCCTTGTCCTCCTGGCCGGCTGCGCCGCCCTGTACCGCGTGGCGCCGATGTTCCACTGCTGGGGCTCGGCCCGGATCGCCCGCGGGCCCGAGGGCGCCTACGTCTGCTACGACTTCTGA
- the speB gene encoding agmatinase translates to MTTAASASNGPVGPVDSSRIPRYAGPATFARLPRLDEVGGRADVAVVGVPFDTGVSYRPGARFGGNAIREASRLLRPYNPAQDASPFALAQVADAGDIAANPFNINEAVETVEAAADDLLASGARMMTLGGDHTIALPLLRSVAKKHGPVALLHFDAHLDTWDTYFGAEYTHGTPFRRAVEEGILDTSALSHVGTRGPLYGKKDLDEDEKMGFGIVTSADVMRRGVDEVADQLRRRIGDRPLYISIDIDVLDPAHAPGTGTPEAGGMTSRELLEILRGLASCNLVSADVVEVAPAYDHAEITAVAASHTAYELTTIMSRQIAAGREGQEGK, encoded by the coding sequence ATGACCACCGCAGCCAGCGCATCCAACGGGCCCGTGGGCCCCGTCGACTCCTCCCGTATTCCGCGTTACGCCGGGCCCGCGACCTTCGCCCGGCTGCCCCGCCTCGACGAGGTCGGCGGCCGGGCCGATGTGGCCGTCGTCGGTGTCCCCTTCGACACCGGTGTCTCCTACCGCCCCGGCGCCCGGTTCGGCGGCAACGCCATCCGTGAGGCGTCCCGCCTCCTGCGCCCCTACAACCCGGCCCAGGACGCGTCCCCCTTTGCGCTGGCGCAGGTCGCCGACGCCGGTGACATCGCCGCCAATCCGTTCAACATCAACGAGGCCGTGGAGACGGTCGAGGCCGCGGCGGACGACCTGCTGGCCTCCGGCGCCCGCATGATGACCCTCGGCGGCGACCACACCATCGCGCTGCCGCTCCTCCGCTCGGTCGCCAAGAAGCACGGTCCGGTCGCGCTGCTGCACTTCGACGCCCACCTGGACACCTGGGACACCTACTTCGGCGCCGAGTACACCCACGGCACCCCGTTCCGCCGCGCCGTCGAGGAGGGCATCCTCGACACCTCCGCGCTCTCCCACGTCGGCACCCGCGGTCCGCTCTACGGCAAGAAGGACCTCGACGAGGACGAGAAGATGGGCTTCGGCATCGTCACGTCGGCGGATGTCATGCGGCGCGGGGTGGACGAGGTCGCCGACCAGCTGCGCCGGCGCATCGGCGACCGTCCGCTCTACATCTCCATCGACATCGACGTCCTGGACCCGGCGCACGCGCCCGGCACCGGCACGCCGGAGGCGGGCGGCATGACCTCCCGCGAGCTCCTGGAGATCCTGCGCGGGCTCGCGTCCTGCAACCTGGTCTCGGCGGACGTCGTCGAGGTCGCGCCCGCGTACGACCACGCGGAGATCACCGCCGTCGCCGCCTCGCACACCGCGTACGAGCTGACGACGATCATGTCGCGGCAGATCGCGGCGGGGCGGGAGGGCCAGGAGGGGAAGTAG
- a CDS encoding MFS transporter: MPANRTAGRTGKGPGNGPGNGEAVTRRRHGPRHRPPRTEARTGEEGSGSGPSALSRGLVILFAVACGAAVANVYFSQPLLVTMGHDLAMSPALVGSVVTLTHIGYGLGLFFLVPLGDVTDRRRLIVAQLLLLVAALAVVATAHTAAVLLAGMAATGLLAVVTQTLVAFAASLAPPAGRGRVVGLVTSGVVTGILLARTASGLLADLAGWRSVYLVSASLTTLLALVLYRALPRHRAAPPAPLRYGQLLRSTITLFARERLLRLRALFGLLVFAAFSTLWSSVALPLSEAPYFLPHSAIGALGLIGVAGALAATAAGRLNDRGLSRRTTGIALALLAASWLPLAFTRSSLWALVVGVILLDLAVQAVHVTNQTLIHALHPEAGSRLIGGYMVFYSIGSATGALAATSLYTVAGWGAVCALGAAFSCLGLVLWACTALPHSRT; encoded by the coding sequence ATGCCCGCCAACCGAACCGCCGGCCGAACCGGCAAGGGCCCAGGCAACGGTCCCGGCAACGGCGAGGCGGTGACGCGGCGCCGGCACGGACCTCGGCACCGCCCACCCCGCACCGAGGCCCGAACCGGCGAGGAGGGCTCCGGTTCGGGCCCGTCCGCCCTCTCCCGCGGCCTCGTCATCCTGTTCGCCGTCGCCTGCGGGGCGGCGGTGGCCAACGTCTACTTCTCCCAGCCGCTCCTGGTGACCATGGGCCACGACCTCGCCATGAGCCCGGCACTCGTCGGCAGCGTGGTCACCCTCACGCACATCGGATACGGGCTCGGACTCTTCTTCCTCGTGCCGCTGGGCGACGTGACCGACCGCAGACGGCTGATCGTGGCCCAGTTACTGCTCCTGGTGGCGGCGCTGGCCGTGGTGGCCACCGCCCACACGGCGGCGGTCCTGCTCGCGGGCATGGCGGCGACCGGGCTGCTCGCGGTCGTCACGCAGACGCTGGTGGCCTTCGCGGCCTCGCTGGCCCCTCCCGCCGGGCGCGGCCGGGTCGTCGGCCTGGTCACCAGCGGCGTGGTCACCGGAATCCTGCTCGCCCGCACCGCGTCCGGCCTCCTGGCCGATCTCGCGGGCTGGCGCTCCGTCTACCTCGTCTCGGCGTCGCTCACCACGCTGCTCGCCCTGGTCCTGTACCGGGCGCTGCCGCGCCACCGTGCCGCGCCACCGGCACCCCTGCGCTACGGACAGCTCCTGCGCTCCACGATCACCCTGTTCGCGCGGGAACGACTGCTGCGGCTCCGGGCCCTGTTCGGTCTGCTGGTCTTCGCCGCGTTCAGCACCCTGTGGAGCAGCGTCGCGCTGCCGCTCAGCGAGGCCCCGTACTTCCTGCCCCACAGCGCGATCGGGGCGCTGGGGCTGATCGGTGTCGCGGGCGCGCTGGCCGCGACCGCGGCGGGCCGCCTGAACGACCGCGGACTCTCCCGGCGGACCACCGGCATCGCCCTGGCCCTGCTCGCGGCCTCGTGGCTGCCCCTGGCCTTCACCCGCAGCTCGCTGTGGGCCCTGGTCGTCGGGGTGATCCTGCTCGACCTCGCCGTGCAGGCGGTCCATGTCACCAACCAGACCCTGATCCACGCGCTGCACCCGGAAGCGGGCAGCCGGCTGATCGGCGGCTACATGGTCTTCTACTCCATCGGCAGCGCCACCGGCGCCCTCGCCGCGACCTCCCTCTACACGGTGGCCGGCTGGGGCGCCGTCTGCGCACTGGGAGCCGCGTTCAGCTGCCTCGGGCTGGTGCTGTGGGCGTGCACGGCGCTGCCGCACTCACGCACGTGA
- a CDS encoding Tat pathway signal sequence domain protein encodes MTTLRNVTLEAWMKEHGHSSNSLAEAVNSAVGDLTGRVGGLDGSSVRDWKAGRVRWPKSATRVALEKVTGLPATALGFVPRGRAPSPAPAAQPEEPVERCRFLAAGTALAAVAVTPAAGAGRRVGTSDVVRLQQRFTEIIASDHRHGGRLGIEQKAAALADEALVLQNSGSASQRVRARVYGCAAAFRSSAMWASIDGRRYEDAMIHMREAQVLAELAADPAIKFRIWSHAGTLYRHMGRPGEAMAANDVARSLSITRRDSLFASLGLARQAAIHGVARNLTAARRSFAQAQEAMDRADPGAIRPVWMASFYDQAELDSLALTGYLALGDHETAEAHAHRCLAALRPHMQRSKAIATTRLACAQLGQRDAGPAVATAMSVPADAAVHHPRVARMLRNFHIKIHAMAPNSPTTRMWNEYAHATWKESV; translated from the coding sequence ATGACCACCTTGCGGAATGTGACGCTCGAAGCCTGGATGAAGGAGCACGGCCACAGCTCCAATTCGCTTGCCGAGGCGGTAAATTCTGCCGTCGGAGATCTCACCGGGAGAGTCGGAGGGCTGGACGGCTCGTCGGTCCGGGACTGGAAGGCGGGCCGGGTGCGGTGGCCGAAATCGGCGACGCGGGTCGCGTTGGAGAAAGTCACCGGGCTGCCCGCCACCGCCTTAGGGTTCGTACCGCGGGGACGAGCCCCGTCGCCCGCCCCCGCAGCACAGCCGGAGGAGCCCGTGGAGCGCTGTCGCTTCCTCGCCGCCGGGACAGCCTTGGCCGCTGTCGCGGTCACTCCGGCGGCCGGAGCCGGCCGCCGGGTCGGGACAAGCGATGTCGTCCGACTCCAACAGCGATTCACCGAGATCATCGCGAGCGATCATCGCCATGGCGGCCGACTCGGTATCGAGCAGAAAGCTGCAGCGCTCGCCGACGAAGCCTTGGTCCTGCAGAATTCCGGGAGCGCCAGTCAGCGAGTGCGGGCCCGCGTGTACGGATGCGCGGCGGCATTCCGGTCCTCGGCTATGTGGGCCTCAATCGATGGACGTCGTTACGAAGACGCGATGATCCATATGCGAGAAGCGCAAGTGCTCGCCGAATTGGCAGCCGACCCGGCCATCAAGTTCCGCATCTGGTCACATGCCGGAACGCTGTACCGTCACATGGGTCGCCCGGGTGAAGCAATGGCGGCGAATGACGTTGCCCGAAGCCTCTCCATCACCCGCCGCGATTCTCTGTTCGCATCCCTCGGCCTTGCCAGGCAGGCAGCCATTCACGGCGTTGCCAGAAACCTCACTGCTGCCCGGCGTAGCTTTGCCCAGGCCCAGGAAGCGATGGACCGTGCCGACCCGGGCGCCATCCGTCCCGTGTGGATGGCCTCATTCTACGACCAGGCGGAGCTGGATTCTCTCGCGCTCACCGGATACCTCGCACTCGGCGACCATGAAACGGCCGAAGCGCACGCGCACCGATGCCTGGCGGCCCTCCGGCCCCACATGCAACGGTCGAAGGCCATCGCCACTACTCGGCTGGCGTGCGCTCAACTCGGCCAGCGGGATGCGGGGCCTGCCGTCGCCACCGCCATGTCGGTGCCCGCAGATGCTGCTGTACACCACCCGCGGGTCGCCCGGATGCTCCGCAACTTCCACATCAAGATCCACGCCATGGCGCCGAACAGCCCGACCACCCGCATGTGGAATGAGTACGCACACGCCACCTGGAAGGAATCGGTATGA
- a CDS encoding acyl-CoA thioesterase II translates to MNDALKSLLDLLALERIERDIFRGESRASVVPRVFGGQVAAQALVAAGRTVPEDRPPHSLHAYFLRPGDPGAPIVYTVDRIRDGRSFTTRRVVAVQHGQPVFHLSASFQVHEQGLEHQESMPPAPDPLTLPTPAEILPRHAGRYLTPAVADRLLEARAAIDLRYVDEPPYATVGEVREPRSQVWFRTNGDLDKALADGADCGDTVTRPLLDICLVTYVSDMTLLDSILLAHGRGGWAVGDVVGASLDHAMWFHRPLRADDWLLYDQESPTAQAGRGLGKGRIFTAEGALAVSVIQEGVIRVPRG, encoded by the coding sequence GTGAACGACGCACTGAAGTCCCTGCTCGATCTGCTCGCCCTGGAGCGGATCGAGCGGGACATCTTCCGCGGCGAGAGCCGCGCCTCGGTCGTGCCCCGGGTCTTCGGCGGCCAGGTCGCCGCCCAGGCCCTGGTCGCGGCCGGCCGCACGGTCCCCGAGGACCGTCCGCCGCACTCCCTGCACGCGTACTTCCTGCGCCCCGGCGACCCCGGCGCGCCCATCGTCTACACCGTCGACCGGATCCGCGACGGCCGCTCCTTCACCACCCGCCGGGTCGTCGCCGTCCAGCACGGCCAGCCGGTCTTCCACCTCTCGGCCTCCTTCCAGGTCCACGAGCAGGGCCTGGAGCACCAGGAGTCGATGCCGCCCGCGCCGGACCCGCTGACCCTGCCCACCCCCGCCGAGATCCTTCCGCGGCACGCCGGCCGGTACCTCACCCCGGCCGTCGCCGACCGGCTCTTGGAGGCCCGGGCCGCGATCGACCTGCGATACGTCGACGAGCCGCCCTACGCCACCGTCGGCGAGGTACGCGAGCCCCGCTCCCAGGTCTGGTTCCGCACCAACGGCGACCTGGACAAGGCCCTCGCCGACGGCGCCGACTGCGGCGACACCGTCACCCGCCCCCTGCTCGACATCTGCCTGGTCACCTACGTCTCCGACATGACCCTCCTGGACTCGATCCTGCTCGCGCACGGCCGCGGCGGCTGGGCGGTCGGCGACGTGGTCGGCGCGAGCCTGGACCACGCGATGTGGTTCCACCGGCCACTGCGCGCCGACGACTGGCTCCTGTACGACCAGGAGTCGCCCACCGCCCAGGCGGGGCGGGGGCTGGGCAAGGGGCGGATCTTTACGGCGGAGGGGGCGTTGGCGGTTTCGGTGATTCAGGAGGGGGTTATTCGGGTGCCGCGGGGGTAG
- a CDS encoding methyltransferase domain-containing protein, whose translation MTLNSQPGHRASDELARSLLEAGALTPDWAETFRAVPRSLFLPDLVWAHDMATGRSVPVSRSDDPAAWELTAYANVPLVTQWDDGQHTGSEPGTVPTSSASMPSVVAAMLRDLDVSEGMRVLEVGTGTGWNAGLLAHRLGSGNVVSVEIDEAVVDQAREALLRVGLHPETVHGDGGDGWTDGAPYDRVIVTAGVRAVSPRWLEQSRPGGVILAPWGTHYSAQDALVRLTVREDGSASGPFLRMVEFMKLRHQRLDWNRFREHVPDFPGDADVSTTTVALTDLGDRYEPARFVIGLRVPDCAHVINRPDEGTARAWFFDLTSRSWAAAVFRSGEPEATVYQSGPRRLWDEVEAALRWWVGRGEPGHTRFGLTVTAEGQRVWLDDPADSWAV comes from the coding sequence GTGACGCTCAACTCTCAGCCGGGTCACCGCGCCAGTGACGAGCTGGCGCGGTCCCTCCTCGAAGCGGGAGCGCTGACGCCCGATTGGGCGGAGACGTTCAGAGCCGTTCCCCGCTCGCTGTTCCTGCCGGATCTCGTCTGGGCGCACGACATGGCGACCGGCCGAAGCGTGCCTGTCTCCCGGAGCGATGACCCCGCGGCGTGGGAGCTGACCGCGTACGCGAACGTCCCGCTCGTCACGCAATGGGACGACGGACAGCACACGGGGAGCGAGCCTGGAACCGTGCCTACCAGTTCGGCGAGCATGCCGTCAGTCGTGGCTGCGATGCTGCGCGACCTGGACGTGAGCGAGGGCATGCGGGTGCTCGAAGTCGGCACCGGCACGGGGTGGAACGCCGGCCTTCTCGCTCACCGGCTGGGCAGCGGGAACGTGGTCAGTGTCGAGATCGACGAGGCGGTCGTCGATCAGGCCCGGGAAGCTTTGCTGCGCGTCGGCCTCCACCCCGAGACGGTTCACGGCGACGGTGGGGACGGGTGGACGGACGGGGCGCCGTATGACCGGGTGATCGTCACGGCGGGGGTGCGAGCCGTTTCACCGCGCTGGTTGGAGCAGTCACGGCCGGGCGGGGTCATCCTTGCCCCCTGGGGCACCCATTACAGCGCCCAGGACGCACTTGTCCGGCTGACCGTGCGGGAGGACGGCTCCGCGTCCGGCCCGTTCCTGCGCATGGTCGAGTTCATGAAGCTGCGTCACCAGCGCTTGGACTGGAACCGGTTCAGGGAGCACGTTCCGGACTTCCCCGGCGATGCCGACGTCTCCACTACGACGGTCGCCCTGACGGACTTGGGCGACCGCTACGAGCCGGCACGATTCGTCATAGGGCTTCGTGTGCCGGACTGTGCCCATGTCATCAACAGGCCGGACGAGGGCACTGCGAGGGCGTGGTTCTTCGACCTGACGAGCCGGTCATGGGCCGCCGCTGTCTTCCGCAGCGGCGAGCCGGAGGCGACGGTCTACCAGTCGGGGCCGCGTCGCCTGTGGGACGAAGTGGAGGCGGCCCTCCGATGGTGGGTCGGCCGGGGCGAGCCGGGCCACACCCGGTTCGGTCTCACCGTCACCGCGGAGGGGCAGCGGGTGTGGCTGGACGACCCGGCCGACTCCTGGGCGGTGTGA
- a CDS encoding phosphatase has product MPIASAAAAPSRAELVDHLVRTRIAGEVATPRENNLSHYRRLANGERHYWFGLEFGDRWTDEQDVLAVMAERCGVVDDPHHRQGQDTIDPELTVDALDRAAAVLRKAAADSQRVLFATGHPGGLLDVHRATAGALRAAGCEIVVIPEGLRADDGMVFQFADVAMLERGATLWHTHSPEPMAAVLDGLEREGRPLPDLVMADHGWAGCAGQRGLDAVGFADCNDPALFLAESEGTVQVTIPLDDHVLSPRHYDPLTAYLLDAAGLA; this is encoded by the coding sequence ATGCCGATAGCCTCCGCAGCCGCCGCCCCCTCCCGCGCCGAACTCGTCGACCATCTCGTACGGACCCGGATCGCCGGTGAGGTCGCCACTCCCCGCGAGAACAACCTCTCCCACTACCGCAGACTCGCCAACGGCGAGCGCCACTACTGGTTCGGCCTGGAGTTCGGCGACCGCTGGACGGACGAGCAGGATGTGCTGGCCGTGATGGCGGAGCGCTGCGGGGTCGTCGACGACCCGCACCACCGGCAGGGGCAGGACACCATCGACCCCGAGCTGACCGTGGACGCGCTGGACCGGGCGGCCGCGGTACTGCGCAAGGCGGCGGCCGACAGCCAGCGGGTGCTGTTCGCGACCGGCCACCCGGGCGGCCTCCTCGATGTGCACCGGGCGACCGCCGGGGCACTGCGCGCGGCGGGCTGCGAGATCGTCGTCATCCCCGAGGGGCTGCGGGCGGACGACGGCATGGTCTTCCAGTTCGCCGACGTGGCGATGCTGGAGCGCGGCGCGACACTCTGGCACACCCACTCCCCCGAGCCGATGGCCGCCGTCCTGGACGGCCTGGAGCGCGAGGGCCGCCCGCTGCCGGACCTGGTGATGGCCGACCACGGCTGGGCGGGCTGCGCCGGCCAGCGCGGCCTCGACGCCGTGGGCTTCGCCGACTGCAACGACCCGGCCCTGTTCCTGGCCGAGTCCGAGGGCACCGTCCAGGTGACCATCCCCCTGGACGACCACGTCCTGAGCCCGCGGCATTACGACCCGCTGACGGCTTATCTGTTGGATGCGGCGGGGCTGGCCTGA
- a CDS encoding GNAT family N-acetyltransferase, translating to MTPSIDLRTFHSLQPARQHLLDVYTDVRADLLHLPNYAVTAFAERLDRHFKEPGWVAVLAYEQDKPIGYAYANTVDSEDRWWKRITPAPPAEYTDRHVVALKEIGVRLPWRGTGIARQIHDTLLAARNEPFVTLMVNPLAGDGKVHRLYESWGYEDLGQSQPSPASPVLTAMVKSIP from the coding sequence ATGACGCCCAGCATCGATCTGCGCACTTTCCACTCGCTCCAACCGGCCAGGCAACACCTCCTGGACGTGTACACCGATGTCCGGGCAGACCTCTTGCACCTTCCGAACTATGCGGTCACCGCCTTCGCCGAGCGCCTCGACCGTCATTTCAAGGAACCAGGGTGGGTGGCGGTCCTTGCCTACGAGCAGGACAAGCCCATCGGCTATGCGTACGCCAATACTGTTGATTCCGAGGACCGCTGGTGGAAACGCATCACACCCGCTCCGCCCGCTGAATACACTGACCGGCACGTCGTAGCCCTCAAGGAAATCGGCGTTCGTCTTCCGTGGCGCGGCACCGGCATCGCCCGGCAGATCCACGACACCCTCCTTGCCGCCCGCAACGAGCCGTTCGTCACGCTCATGGTCAACCCCCTCGCCGGAGACGGAAAGGTGCACCGCCTCTACGAATCCTGGGGATACGAAGACCTCGGCCAGAGCCAGCCCTCACCCGCCTCACCGGTTCTGACGGCGATGGTCAAGTCCATTCCCTGA